The sequence below is a genomic window from Harmonia axyridis chromosome 1, icHarAxyr1.1, whole genome shotgun sequence.
TCAAATTGGGATATACTAATCTGGCAAGCCAAAGTAAGTCAGAATGACTCGCGGATtatccttaaaaaaaaacacacagaGGCTAGCCCCTTTGTGCAACACTGGAGCTTTGATAAAGCTACGGAGCTTAAGATCTCACACCTCTTCATCTAGTGAAAAATGAACTAGTCCATGAAAATCTAGGAAAGGTACAGGTAATGAAGGAATTAAATGTACGAAAGTCTGGTCCTCTCTATCCTAGAACTTGTGACGAAATGTTGTTATAAAAACTTCTCTACGTTAAGTAgaaaggaaaaaatatcattgaatgGTATCATTAGGCTCCTGCTCAAGTTCCTTTCAGGCAGAAATACAAACCCGATTAGAAACTCTCAGAAATGTGACATAGTAATCCATTCTGATATTAAAGCTGCTATGCCATCAATTCAAAGCTATATTGGAGtgctgaagaaaaaaattaattgggcAGGGATAATAAAGTCTTTTTAATCTGGGTTCCTGGTAACTTGGGAATCAAAGAGGCCAAAAAGGAACCATGAACGCATTTTATTGGCCCAGAAACCTTTCTATGGTACAGGAAAATGAACCGATAAgaaaaagttttgaaattttaaaacttTGATATCCAAATTTGAATGATAGGGCGTAACacaaaatataagaaagaaaaattgtaatttttatgaACCTGAGAGTTATTACTTTAGATGATATACAGGCCATGATAGAAGATATAAGAGGCATCAATAAAATTGAGGACATGGTACTGTGTTTACAATTACAACTAAATTATATACCTAAAATTAATAACTCAGTCTATAAGATGACACTTAAATCAACTAATGCAATTGGTgtacaaatcacatatcatataaTTATTAGGTGTAACACAatacaatttcaacaaattctagGTGTGCCTGGCTAGTCCTTTGGCGGTAGTGCAGATTTTATAGATTTCGGTAAATTTTATCAACCATAATTTCAATTCAGAGAGATTGGTACTTTTGTCATCGttggaaaaaactttttgcTATATTCCCGAAACAATtgatgatatttctttttttttgaagctcatttatatatttattttcttttttttttcagctatCGGGAGGACGTTGATTCCAAGGTATTTTAGGAGTATATTTGAAGGCGGAGTGACTGAGTTATACTATAATATGAAACATCCAAAGGAGTCCTTCCACAACACTAGTATTACATTGGACTGTGATCAGTGCACAATGGTGACGCATCATGGCAAACCATGGCAAACAAAGGTAAGATTGTACACTCAAAAAAGATTATCAACTTGAATTACAGATGCAAACACTTAGATATTAAGACTAATGTACATATAACTTTGTACAAAGTTATATATCAAACAGACAAAAAGGAttcttgaaagaaaaattgGGTAATACAAGAGACTtgatatgacaaaaaaaaaagtatacagTTATAGATTGGAAACATAATTTCTAGTCGATAGAAATtgtaaatgtaaaaaaaaaaatatgttagaCGTTATAGTAATTCTATGAAATaggtaacaatttttttaatattatggaAGTCAAAATGAATTTCTATCTATACTCAATCACAGATTTCAAAGCCAATAACTCTAGctttgaaaatttgtaattgAGAGTATTTACAAGCTGATTgtaaaatttatattcaaataacaGAAATGATTCGAGAATGTCTCATTCAAAATCTTTGTGTAAATAAGGAGAACTATTTCTGTTTTGTTTAGGCCTTTTTACGAAGCCAATTCAGTCCAAATACATTTTTTAgttaattattatattaaagACATTACGTTAAATTACATCACTGAATACTTTGAATGAAAATGATATTTAAATTGAACTTTTTCCAGGTCTGTACAGAGGGCCGATTAATCCTAGAATTTACATTCGACGACTTGATGAGAATAAAGTCGTGGCATTTTACGATAAGGACACATCGAGAGCTCATCCCAAGGACTGTAGTAGGTGTACATTCGCAACAAGATCCTAGTATGTTAGAACAGTTATCGAAAAATATCACTAGGCAAGGAATCACGAATTCTACACTCAATTATCTTAGGGTAAGTTTGAAACTCACATTATTAGTTGTGTTAAGTttatcattgttttttttttaagtgttAATACTCAGCAATATCAGTCTAGGTGCAGATTCTCAAAGTTGTCAGAGAAATATTTTAGTTACCTACTGAAAAGTATATTAGATATTTACATGACTAAACCCCGTACCACACTAAGCTTTGTCTTTTTTTATGCCTGATGGTGTGTGCTTAATAAGTGCATACCTTCAGGCATATTTTTGACGCTTGAGTCAATCATAAAAATGAACCGAACTTTCCCTCTATGGAATGTCAAATAGTGTGATCATGTCTGACATCTGTCATAGACCAATTCAGAAAATAGACACGACTAAGGCCTACTGTGATACAGGGTTAATATGTGAAAAGGGTATCACTAGGTTTGTGAGGAACTAAAAGACTATTTTATGGAGTGCCTTAAAAGTAATTTATGATGATAGTTTTTGTGAAAGTTACTAATCTTGTATCTAgattcaaaaaatatctttgACAGCTCTGAATTCAAATGACCTGAATATAAGAGAGAGATAACAAAAAAGTAGATCTTACTTTTATtaagttttttcttatttcccAATATTTGGATGAGAGTCATGATTTTTTACTGAACTGAAACTTGGCTATTGCTTTTtgcaatttcattaaaattcagcCTAAACAGGGTAGTTGTGCAGAAAAAGATCCCTTATGTACATCATTACCAACAGAGTTGAAGGCATTAAAATGACCTATCAACCTGTCATAACATAGTCAATATGTCAAAAAGATGGCCAAATTAGCTCACAATTCAACTTTGCAATTGATAGATTGAATAACATTCTTGTTTTTGAGTTCTAAGAACACATGGCTCTCTCGATACTGAGGAAAATTTCTGaagtatcaggtgtgtgaataagtctttcccgtttttttcaaattttgagcctttattgtgaaaaaatggttacaaatgaattattgaaagtattggccatcgctagctacaacttttccccatctttctggcaacatacgaatcccgttgcgaaaaaattcgaccggtttggcctctatccagtcatccacccattttttggcttcctcgtaggaatggaagtgctggtcagctaggccatgcgtcatcgatctgaagagatggtaatcagacggagcaatgtctggactatacggcgggtggggtaggacttcccatttgagcgtttctaagtatgttttcaccggctgtgcaacatgtgggcgagcattgttatgttgcaaaataactttgtcgtgcctgtcggagtattgtggccgtttttctcgcagtgcgcggctcaaacgcatcaattgtcgtcgatagacctcgcctgtgatcctttcattcggtttcagaagctcatagtaaaccacacctagctggtcccaccatatacagagcatgagcttggcgccatgaatatttggcttggccgtcgatgatgatgcatggccgggtagtcccaatgattttcttcgcttcggattatcgtaacggatccacttttcatcgccagtcacgatacgatgcagaaaaccctttcttttatttcgctgaagcagctgttcgcaagtgaaaaaacgccgttcgacgtctctcagcttcagttcgtacggcacccaatttccttgcttttggatcattcccatggctttcaaacgcttggaaatggttgttcggtcaactcccaatgcttcagcaagttcttcttgcgtttgacacgaatcttcatcaagcaaagtcgccaattcttgatcttcaaagatttgcggccgcccggaacgctccttgtctttcacgtcgaaatcgccacttttgaagcgtcgaaaccatccgcgaacacttgaatcatcgacacaaccttctccataagcttcctgaagcaaccgatgcgcctcggcagcagatttcttcaaattgaaccaataaagtgaaacttcccgcaaatgacgtcgactcggctcaaatttcgacattttcacgatttcaaaaatttatgatgcgaaaaaatttcaactaatgtgttagtgtggaattgttgacagatgaataagctttgattatgacatatgtaaccattaaatactcgcacagtattggtggcgccatctcttacaaaaaacgggaaagacttattcacacacctgatagtttaaatattcataaaaataaacttatttattcattaattttatctttttcaCTTCAATAATAGAGGATTATGCCCACTTCCAATTTCTTCACAAATCTCTTATTGGATAATTAGATTcaatttctgaattatttttcctttttcagtTATGTGTGATATTAGAACCAATGCAGGAATTGATGTCCAGGCATAAAGCGTACGCTCTCAGTCCAAGGGACTGTCTCAAGACGACGCTTTTTCAGAAGTGGCAGAGGATGTGTGCCCCGCCGGGTAAGAGAGGTACCAATTTTATTGAGCACTTGAgcctttttcatttattatgtaCTATATTCAATTTGATTGGGACATTAACAAATCTAACAAAAATAATGGTAGCAATTAGGTTTATGACAACTATTAACAACCTCTTCATTTtcctaaaaataataaataccaaAGTTCCTTTTATTATTCACTTTCAACTTTTATTTTGTTAAATCTTAAATTTATATGGTCAATGGGAACATTTAATTTAGTTTTGATATAATTCACATTTATACAGTAgtcatcttcagaaactaaaCAAATTGTAGAACCTGTCTTCTTATCATGAAGGGTACCATTTCTCAAAATATTGTCCAACtcgttttaaaatttgatgaacttaaatttttaattttcgtgCACTCGAAAATTTCACTCCTGACAAATTCTAATATCGTCTTTTTGCAGAATCTCAAAGACCTGCCAATAAACGAAGAAAACGCAAAGGTTCAAACTCAGGGGGCGCTGCAAATAATTCAGCACCGACGCCAAATAAAAAACGATCTCCCGGGCCAAATTTTTCCCTAGCGTCCCAGGTATGTATAGATTGATTTTTCACATGTTTGATGTCAGTTCCTGACTTGTTTGCATTGTGTTGTGATTTGCCCAGTTTTGAAATCATATTGATTGAAATTCTAATCATAATTGTAGAAAAAGCATTGAAATAATTTCCACATTCATTTTTGTGCTTCCTGTATTCCAATTTTTCCActgcaaatttgaaattttttttttcgagagtgTAGAGATAGAGCAGAAGGTAGAAACACCTGAATTTAATAAAACCCATAACACTTTTTCAAAGCTACTTATACTTATTATTACCCCAAAGGCATTGTTGGATTAGTTTTTAATAGTACTAATGACTACTAATGAGTAATGACATTTCAAAATGAGAAAACTATAGTGATAAATGCAAACGATAATAGTCTATTCGacaaatttttcgaatcctcgGAATCATTCAGTGATGTTCATTGGGCATAtaaaaagtggatattttcaatttgcttgaatatttttcgaaaaaattcaaagaaaaacgaATCTGTTCAAACTCTCAAAATAAGTAgcatttttcattgaagaaaatttcgaaattcgcagcaaaaaaattaatgaataacacaatattttatatactgTCAAAAATAGCCTCTTTGGAAGATGAAAAGTATAATAAAATCCAAcatcaaaattaaattcagCAAATATGTATAGTCGCTCTAGGAATTATCGAATCCAGGGCGGCAATGGAAATACGAAATTAAGTTAGTAAAGACTCgttcagtaatattttgatttgcagaATTCAAGTTTCTACTGGAAATGTGACAGAAGATACACATTTTGAAAAATCACCAAATACATTTCTaggttatttttgaatattttatttctatgaTAAAACCACAGCAGTTTTTAGTGATATAATGGGTATGGTCcatatatcaccttggttactatggttagtaagttggtagttgtatatgtcaaattcctcaaaaactggtgactatttcctcaaacttctgtgagttatctgtcaccagagcaaccgtacttttattctggttagggtcggtaaccacgcccactatttatcttatgaaataaatgaccccttcagagccattaagaattatttattatttacaaattaaattgacaagtgtcaagcggtccctaaatacgaagcaggttacATCGAACATTGAAAACCTCTAGTAACCGCTCataaattctcggcgatatacggaccataaaGCCGCGGCTGAACTTCTAAGCTTCatttcgatgtcaataattcctgattGGAATTTATACCAACTTGAATTCTCCAAATCGAAATATTACTGATTAGGGCATCATGTATGtatggatatttacattgatgattttgaaatttatagacaaatgttttttattagaaattttcgataattgaatTTCAGGATGCACAAAAACTTATGActccaaaataaatatatctctGAAACAATTTAGTTTTGTTAAGTTTATTTTGTTGAAAGTCAAATTTATCTAGAATAAATTCTCGGGAAGTTTTAAAATGTCATTCAGAAAGTTTCCTTAAAGGGATTTTTTTGTTACTAAGTTAGCGCAGGTATCTTTTACATTCACGTATAGTTTGAGTTTTCAATTATAGcttattcgactggctgcaccagttccAATTAATTCGAAgtgattatgtcatttagctctacaaaaGTTTAAATTAATACGCACTGGTGCATTTTTTCAGTTCATCTCAAGTGAGTATCGATTCACAAtggatgaaaaaatatcaaatgggGATTCTATCCTAAATTTTGCCTTGCAAAATGGAATTTAGTGTTCCAAAACAATGATTATGTTACATAGTTCTCACAAATTTTGTAGTTCCAGAATGATTCAAAGCTCATCTTGTTACATTTCCATGGACTTTATGTAGGACATACATCCTTTTTGGCTTTTGCAAATCCGGGTATATTCCTCCAGAAGCATCTCTTACGCCTTTACTCCAATTGTTGACCTGCTGTCTAGTAGAGTGTTTTCCAAACCCACCCTTTATATCCTTTTTGCAAGTTCGTCCATTTGTTCATTCAATAACTCTAGCACTTATAGATGACTTTAGTCTGATGTTTTATGGTTTTACGACACTCCCTGGTCAGCAAACAGCTTTGACTCTTGGTCATGTTCCTTTGAGGTCCCTTTTCTTGAAAAAGACAACTAGAATTTATGCCTGCAGATTAAGTACCAACTTAGTGACAAAAAATTTCTCGAACACCCTCTTAAGTGGACTGTTTAATTGATCAATTATCAGAATGTGTTTATTactaaacatttttttatcattgagaTATCCTGCGAGATGGAGAAAAGTGAATAAACTAGATTGTCTGATGAAAGACTTGATTTATTCTGTTGGTATGTTTGCAGGATGTGATGGTAGTGGGTGAACCGTCGCTCATGGGCGGAGAATTTGGAGACGAAGATGAGCGACTAATAACACGATTAGAAAATACCCAGTACGATGCAGCCAACTCGCTGGACCATGACAATCATGGCTTCCACGCGGATTCGCCGATGCCCGGCTCGAACTCTTGGGGCGCTAGCGTAGGAGATCGAGGCGGCCCCCCACAAGGTAGCACCCCCAATCAAGACTCGGACAAAAAATCACCAGCTGTCAGTCAGTGATGACAGGACGAGTTTTCACTAGCTTCTTCAAAGGTTTACTGGATCTAAGAGAATAGTTCATTGTTAGTATTACCCCGAGAAACTTTCCTGTCGACTTTAATTCTTATCGAATGCACATTAGATAGATACATAAAATTAAAGTTATATGAAGAGAATGAAGATATAGATTGCGATGAACATCTGAAGCTAAAATTACTTTTTCCTTTtcatttaatggattcggttcTTACTTGGCCCAATTTCATTGTTAATGAGATAAAACAAATTAATATTTGTGAATATTACTTTTTTACTTCAATTTTAACATCTATTTTTACAGAAGAACCTCAAGAACATAGTGAATTTCTGACTTTcacatatattttaacagtagattcttgaggttctAAATTTAATTCATCCATGTGAAATCTTGTGCGATTTTAAAGATAAATAATATCTTTTCAAATGTTGAGTCAAGTATCTTTTCTATATGATATAATATTTTGGACTCCTCCGATTTTAATGTCTGTTGGATTGTTTTTCGATCAATTTTAAAAATGCCAGTGCAATAATGGATCAACCAAATTCGATtagaagaaaaattaatttggttGCTTTATCGAAATCTAACAGTCATTGAAACTGTAGTCTGAAGTATAATTTTTACTTCCGAATAAATTTTAGGAATTTTACTCATAGGGAATAAGGCAAAAAAAAAGGTtgtgttatatttattttatttttttaagtcCATTGACTCCATCAGTATCTTTTCACACATGTTGAACAGGAAGTTTCATCGGGATTCTCTGAGAAAATGGAGAAATGAATTATTCTGATTTCCTGGACGCCTTTGAAGGAATGAGAAGGAGAAAATGTACTCTTATTGGTAAAAACCCAGTGTTGAACTATTCAAGTGAAATGAAAAACGAAAGAATATAATGTGCATATGGTTTTCTTATCAAAGTGATACACGAGCAGTGAAAGAAGTGTTACAGATTAATTTGTTGGTGCTTATTGTATCTGTTCAGGAAGTATCTGAAAGGACCAAAATTATAAGATGCTTTTATTCAGATATAATAAAGAGCAATGCACACTTCGTGGTGCAATTTTAATGGTTCAGTCTCAAAAAGTCGGGTTTGTTTTTGGTACCTTCGttgaaattctgaattttcagataggGAAGCTCATTTGTACAGTAACTTCAAGCGTTCTCTTTAGGTATGGAGCAAGTAAAGAGTTGTAAACAAGCtattttttaagttttcattcTGAAATACTCGATATTGAATTTTATCTTGCACAAGACAATTAATTAAAACATTACAACAGTTTACCTCATTCATCTCTGTTGTTAAGTTTTCATTTGGACGAAATTTTTTCATGAGTTTTTTTCCATGTAGATGCAGTTTATCAATAATTTATAGTGTTTTCGAATTAATTGTCGGGTGTGATTCAATAGTTCAAGCgttacttgaattattgcatCTTACGGATGATCTGTGCTCATCTTTTTATTTGACAATAGTTCCTTACGAATTCGAATAGTTTCAGTTACTCAATTTGATTCAAGTATTTCAGACAGAATAATTTCAAGTAAAAGGACGAGAATTCCTTCTGATGAAGGAAGTTTCCCGTTTTAGGATCAATTTTGTATAGTTGAAGCTAAACAATTGTAAAACATACATATAAATATTATGTccaagagaaaaaaatgtaagttattaatttgaacagtttattTTGTTGTAATTTTAGGGAATATTTTGACAGATTTGAACTAATCAAAAGTGTTTCACtcacttcttttttattataaagtgaataaaaactgaaatattaagCAAAATGTGGCAGAATTCTTCACCCTAAACTTGTTAATTTATAGAAATCGAAAAGAatgcaataaataaatttttaaatttcgtgTGAATAATCAGTATTGATTAAATGAACTAAAATTTTAAGCAGATTCTGTCGATGTATTCCCTATTgtgtattttttatattgtgtGAATGAGGATATGGggtattttataaatatttttttttatatgaatgattgaaattttttgtattggtgTTAGAATGAAAGTTTTAATTGTAACAagtcattaaaaaataaaaatatgaaaactggGGCTGCGGTACTGTCATTAAGTCTCATTTCCATCTGTGTAAATGTGTTTTTACAACTCTCTTGTTAGTAGTTGCGTGTGTTTACTTGTTCCagtttggtttctttcaaccaATTCAATTGTAATCTCATGTGTAAAAGATGTTGTACTCAGTACAGAACCTACTGCAACCTCACAAATACAACACCTACAAAAAATcagtattttttgttttattcctTTGCTGCTGCATTCACGATTTGTGACTTACGGATTATCACATttctagatatttatttcagaatATGAAGGCTTCAAATTCTGGATCATTCATAATTGAAAACCTGCAAGTAACTTTTCTTCTGATAATTTTTAAGTGTCCACTAGATAAAATAAGAGCctccaatttttaattaatggaCTTCAAGcatcatatataaaaaaagtgGTGTTCTTTTATTCAGCAAAGTATTCAGCGCTTCAACCACGGTTCTATCAAATCGTACTGTCACTTGTTCTTTTAATCACCGATGCAGCTTGTTCTCTACCTGATGAGCCATCTGACAACTCATCGTGTTTCAATCAGGGTGGATCTGTGATGAATAAAAGAACACCACTAAAGTAAAAGTTGTTCATTTAAAAAGAGTAGTCAATTGGAAAACAGAAATTATGAAACATTGAGATCAAATAAATGTGATTTGGCTAGTAAGCAACTGTTTGATTTTCCAAATCAAAATCATCAACATATGGGAGACAGTGTTTTTGAGTTTTTGGGATGTGTAGatttattaatataaaaaacaaagaaTTACAGTGGACTCTTGATAATTCAAACTAGAAGGAACcagttcaaaatttcaaattcaagacATTCGAAATAATACTATCAATGAGATAGGAATATATGAATTAGGTTTAAAAAGTGAAAACTGCTTCACTTGTTTCCCGAACTATAGCATTTTATGGTATTGCCTCTATTCGAAGAGATCAGCAGTTGGCTATAATTTGATACTGGACAtctcattaaataaaaaaaactatatctCAAGAATAaggttgaaaaattttataacttCGAAACAGATGACATTTTCAAAAAACCAGCAGCATGTTGATATTAGTTGAGAATCTGAGGCTAGAAATCCATGTTGAAAAACAACTCTAATACTAAATAATTgccttgaaaaattaaaagtacaatttatttatcaaattattgaaaaaagctTTGGAAATTCATAAATAACTCGAACAGAAACCCAAGTAAAGCAGAATTCgcaattaatttttcagaaactccGTTACTCGAAAACTAATCAAGATATCTAGATCTCTTTTCAGAGTTTTccgatatattttattatttcaagaaatgaGTAAAGCACTGATGTGAATTCAGGAGGAGCTTTTGAATGGTCGTTCGATCGTgagccaattgcacccttagaGACCACATATATATCTATACCTTGATTTTTCGTTCGAATTTTCccatttcacacacgaaaatACCATCCAAACACAGAAATTCGTATAAGGAACATGTGATGAATGAGGAGGTATCCGGGTAGCAGATCTTTTCttggcaaccaatcatacacgaTAACGTTTTATGTGTTGCCTATTCATCTGTACTCCTGCTTCCTAATATACCTCCTCAGTCTTATATGTTCCTGTTACTGAATTTGGCaccaaattcttgatttttcgttcgaattttcccatttcacacacgaaaatACCATCCAAACACAGAAATTCGTAttaggaacatatgatgaatgaggagGTATCCGGGTAGCAGATCTTTTCTTGGAAACCAATCATACACGACAACGTTTTATGTGTTGCCTATTCATCTGTACTCCTGCTTCCTAATATACCTCCTCAGTCTTATATGTTCCTGTTACAAAATTTGGCACCAAATTCTTGATATTTCGTTCGAATTTTCccatttcacacacgaaaatACCATCCAAACACAGAAATTCGTAttaggaacatatgatgaatgaggagGTATCCGGGTAGCAGATCTTCTCttggcaaccaatcatacacgaTAAAGTTTTATGTGTTGCCTATTCATCTGTACTCCTGCTTCCTAATATACCTCCTCAGTCTTATATGTTCCTGTTACTGAATTTGGCaccaaattcttgatttttcgttCGAATTTTCCCATTTCACACATGAAAATACCATCCAAACACAGAAATCCGTAttaggaacatatgatgaatgaggagGTATCCGGGTAGCAGATCTTTTCttggcaaccaatcatacacgaTAACGTTTTATGTGTTGCCTATTCATCTGTACTCCTGCTTCCTAATATACCTCCTCAGTCTTATATGTTCCTGTTACTGAATTTGGCaccaaattcttgatttttcgttcgaattttcccatttcacacacgaaaatACCATCCAAACACAGAAATTCGTAttaggaacatatgatgaatgaggagGTATCCGGGTAGCAGATCTTCTCttggcaaccaatcatacacgaTAACGTTTTATGTGTTGCCTATTCATCTGTACTCCTGCTTCCTAATATACCTCCTCAGTCTTATATGTTCCTGTTACTGAATTTGGCaccaaattcttgatttttcgttcgaattttcccatttcacacacgaaaatACCATCCAAACACAGAAATTCGTAttaggaacatatgatgaatgaggagGTATCCGGGTAGCAGATCTTTTCttggcaaccaatcatacacgaCAACGTTTTATGTGTTGCCTATTCATCTGTACTCCTGCTTCCTAATATACCTCCTCAGTCTTATATGTTCCTGTTACTGAATTTGGCaccaaattcttgatttttcgttcgaattttcccatttcacacacgaaaatACCATCCAAACACAGAAATTCGTAttaggaacatatgatgaatgaggagGTATCCGGGTAGCAGATCTTTTCttggcaaccaatcatacacgaCAACGTTTTATGTGTTGCCTATTCATCTGTACTCCTGCTTCCTAATATACCTCCTCAGTCTTATATGTTCCTGTTACAAAATTTGGCaccaaattcttgatttttcgttcgaattttcccatttcacacacgaaaatACCATCCAAACACAGAAATTCGTAttaggaacatatgatgaatgaggagGTATCCGGGTAGCAGATCTTCTCttggcaaccaatcatacacgaTAACGTTTTATGTGTTGCCTATTCATCTGTACTCCTGCTTCCTAATATACCTCCTCAGTCTTATATGTTCCTGTTACTGAATTTGGCaccaaattcttgatttttcgttcgaattttcccatttcacacacgaaaatACCATCCAAACACAGAAATTCGTAttaggaacatatgatgaatgaggagGTATCCGGGTAGCAGATCTTTTCttggcaaccaatcatacacgaCAACGTTTTATGTGTTGCCTATTCATCTGTACTCCTGCTTCCTAATATACCTCCTCAGTCTTATATGTTCCTGTTACAAAATTTGGCaccaaattcttgatttttcgttcgaattttcccatttcacacacgaaaatACCATCCAAACACAGAAATTCGTAttaggaacatatgatgaatgaggagGTATCCGGGTAGCAGATCTTCTCttggcaaccaatcatacacgaTAACGTTTTATGTGTTGCCTATTCATCTGTACTCCTGCTTCCTAATATACCTCCTCAGTCTTATATGTTCCTGTTACTGAATTTGGCACCAAATTCTCGATTTTTCGTTCGAATTTATATTCTATATCTATCTATATCAGATTaatggtctccaagggtgtaATTGTCGGGTTAAATATTGTGAACAATACAATTATACAAATGAATGCCCAATTACGAAATAAACCGCGGCATTCAAGATCCGAACCTATCCTATAAATTCAAGTTCGAAAGTTatcacagataacagagtagtTATCGTGC
It includes:
- the LOC123670958 gene encoding LIM domain-binding protein 2 isoform X8, with the translated sequence MKYGPPPKGAGGTRRGRPRGGKFAGRFSSPPMPVGAETPFDPLLSAICAAGGTPDGGLSRLEASLPPKKPTTPCTFNVGVGMVSPHLQPDIFSCAPFGNAAFYRSLPVPRRHTPYFGQPDYRIYELNKRLQQRTEESDNLWWDAFATEFFEDDASLTLAFCLEDGPKRYTIGRTLIPRYFRSIFEGGVTELYYNMKHPKESFHNTSITLDCDQCTMVTHHGKPWQTKVCTEGRLILEFTFDDLMRIKSWHFTIRTHRELIPRTVVGVHSQQDPSMLEQLSKNITRQGITNSTLNYLRLCVILEPMQELMSRHKAYALSPRDCLKTTLFQKWQRMCAPPGKRESQRPANKRRKRKGSNSGGAANNSAPTPNKKRSPGPNFSLASQDVMVVGEPSLMGGEFGDEDERLITRLENTQYDAANSLDHDNHGFHADSPMPGSNSWGASVGDRGGPPQGSTPNQDSDKKSPAVSQ
- the LOC123670958 gene encoding LIM domain-binding protein 2 isoform X4 is translated as MRQGRAGQRKTKCLSRRVTPSITLPVTLEDPATSWKGPPPGSEPQNFAPNQNNSFSGPPAGYQGPSPFQGPPAGAGSPAGAPPYQGGPPPGSTTPQYNASPAPSGSSTPGPGPPQSVGSAGFPPPPNSSGPPYNGPGHGPFGSPSGGGPPFGRPGSSGPPFVGPGGNPHFSSPGQFGPGFGMPPGSPFGPGPGHPMSGPMEPSHGIMARQMGGPVPLDQGSLPVPRRHTPYFGQPDYRIYELNKRLQQRTEESDNLWWDAFATEFFEDDASLTLAFCLEDGPKRYTIGRTLIPRYFRSIFEGGVTELYYNMKHPKESFHNTSITLDCDQCTMVTHHGKPWQTKVCTEGRLILEFTFDDLMRIKSWHFTIRTHRELIPRTVVGVHSQQDPSMLEQLSKNITRQGITNSTLNYLRLCVILEPMQELMSRHKAYALSPRDCLKTTLFQKWQRMCAPPESQRPANKRRKRKGSNSGGAANNSAPTPNKKRSPGPNFSLASQDVMVVGEPSLMGGEFGDEDERLITRLENTQYDAANSLDHDNHGFHADSPMPGSNSWGASVGDRGGPPQGSTPNQDSDKKSPAVSQ
- the LOC123670958 gene encoding LIM domain-binding protein 2 isoform X1, which gives rise to MRQGRAGQRKTKCLSRRVTPSITLPVTLEDPATSWKGPPPGSEPQNFAPNQNNSFSGPPAGYQGPSPFQGPPAGAGSPAGAPPYQGGPPPGSTTPQYNASPAPSGSSTPGPGPPQSVGSAGFPPPPNSSGPPYNGPGHGPFGSPSGGGPPFGRPGSSGPPFVGPGGNPHFSSPGQFGPGFGMPPGSPFGPGPGHPMSGPMEPSHGIMARQMGGPVPLDQGSLPVPRRHTPYFGQPDYRIYELNKRLQQRTEVSESDNLWWDAFATEFFEDDASLTLAFCLEDGPKRYTIGRTLIPRYFRSIFEGGVTELYYNMKHPKESFHNTSITLDCDQCTMVTHHGKPWQTKVCTEGRLILEFTFDDLMRIKSWHFTIRTHRELIPRTVVGVHSQQDPSMLEQLSKNITRQGITNSTLNYLRLCVILEPMQELMSRHKAYALSPRDCLKTTLFQKWQRMCAPPGKRESQRPANKRRKRKGSNSGGAANNSAPTPNKKRSPGPNFSLASQDVMVVGEPSLMGGEFGDEDERLITRLENTQYDAANSLDHDNHGFHADSPMPGSNSWGASVGDRGGPPQGSTPNQDSDKKSPAVSQ